A stretch of the Streptomyces sp. NBC_00078 genome encodes the following:
- a CDS encoding APC family permease, with protein MTDTLRPLDTAAPEATDTGPTHLKRSIGVVGGTLLTLSCVTPASTLFVVVPDLFGSLGTATALTIAIGSLLCIAVAFCYSELGTLIPSAGGEYAMVSTLAGRLAGWLVFVLSLLVVMIVPPVIAMGTADYLAPVVHLDPSIAGAGVMLLATLAGLLDLRANAWITGIFLVLEVIAAAVVAVLGFAHSERGAGSLVSMQVGGAHGHTDTVTAMLVVSGLAIALFVTQGFSTAVYLSEELEHPRRNVARTVLATLAISTVIILVPVVAITLGASDLSELSGGDISSMVTAWSNSAVGTFVSLCVALAIINAGIVMVIQNSRVLFASARDKAWPEPVNNVFAKLGRFGSPWVATLAVGVPGAVLCFVNLDTLYGVTGVSVTGMYLLVAVAALFSRRGTHQHTPAWRMPLWPAMPVLLIAVLAYILSLQETSYLLWTGGITAVATLYWAFYLRPRRDTRWLVSIPEDAQP; from the coding sequence ATGACCGACACGCTCCGCCCTCTCGACACCGCCGCCCCCGAGGCGACGGACACCGGCCCCACGCACCTCAAGCGCTCCATCGGGGTCGTCGGCGGAACCCTCCTCACGCTCTCCTGCGTGACCCCCGCCTCCACGCTGTTCGTGGTCGTCCCTGACCTGTTCGGCTCGCTCGGCACCGCCACCGCCCTGACGATCGCCATCGGCTCGCTGCTCTGTATCGCCGTGGCGTTCTGCTACTCGGAGCTGGGCACCCTCATCCCCAGCGCGGGCGGCGAGTACGCGATGGTCTCGACGCTGGCCGGACGGCTCGCGGGCTGGCTCGTCTTCGTCCTCTCGCTCCTGGTCGTGATGATCGTGCCGCCGGTGATCGCGATGGGCACGGCGGACTACCTGGCACCGGTCGTGCATCTCGACCCGTCGATCGCCGGCGCCGGCGTGATGCTGCTCGCCACCCTGGCCGGCCTGCTCGACCTGCGCGCCAACGCCTGGATCACCGGCATCTTCCTGGTCCTGGAGGTCATCGCCGCGGCCGTGGTCGCCGTCCTGGGCTTCGCGCACAGCGAGCGGGGCGCGGGCAGCCTGGTGTCCATGCAGGTGGGCGGCGCCCACGGCCACACGGACACGGTGACGGCGATGCTGGTCGTCTCCGGCCTGGCGATCGCCCTCTTCGTCACCCAGGGCTTCTCGACCGCCGTCTACCTCTCCGAGGAGCTGGAGCACCCGCGCCGCAACGTCGCCCGCACCGTCCTGGCCACCCTCGCCATCTCCACCGTGATCATCCTGGTCCCGGTCGTCGCCATCACCCTGGGCGCCTCCGACCTCTCGGAGCTTTCCGGCGGCGACATCAGCTCCATGGTCACCGCCTGGTCCAACTCGGCGGTCGGCACGTTCGTCAGCCTCTGCGTGGCCCTCGCGATCATCAACGCCGGCATCGTGATGGTCATCCAGAACTCCCGCGTCCTGTTCGCCTCGGCGCGCGACAAGGCCTGGCCCGAGCCGGTCAACAACGTCTTCGCCAAGCTCGGCCGCTTCGGTTCCCCCTGGGTCGCCACCCTCGCGGTCGGCGTCCCCGGCGCAGTGCTCTGCTTCGTGAACCTCGACACCCTGTACGGCGTCACGGGCGTCTCGGTGACCGGCATGTACCTCCTGGTCGCAGTGGCCGCCCTCTTCTCCCGCCGTGGCACCCACCAGCACACCCCGGCCTGGCGCATGCCCCTGTGGCCCGCGATGCCGGTCCTGCTGATCGCCGTACTGGCGTACATCCTCAGCCTGCAGGAGACGAGCTACCTGCTGTGGACGGGCGGCATCACGGCAGTGGCCACCTTGTACTGGGCCTTCTACCTCCGCCCGCGCAGGGACACGCGGTGGCTGGTGTCGATCCCGGAGGACGCCCAGCCCTGA
- the mmsA gene encoding CoA-acylating methylmalonate-semialdehyde dehydrogenase, with protein MTKIVNHWIGGKTVEGASGTYGPVTDPATGAVTTNVAFASVDEVDAAVAAAKDAYATWGQSSLAKRTEILFRFRALLDANRDAIAELITAEHGKVHSDALGEVARGLEIVDLACGINVQLKGELSTQVASRVDVSSIRQPLGVVAGITPFNFPAMVPMWMFPMAIATGNTFVLKPSEKDPSAAIKIAELLAEAGLPDGVFNVVHGDKVAVDRLLEHPDVKAVSFVGSTPIARYIHTTAAANHKRVQALGGAKNHMLVLPDADLDAAADAAVSAAYGSAGERCMAISAVVAVGSIGDELVEKIRERAEKIKIGPGNDPTSEMGPLITRVHRDKVASYVSGAAAEGAEVVLDGTGYTVEGFEDGHWIGISLLDKVPTSAKAYQDEIFGPVLCVLRVDTYDEGVALINSSPFGNGTAIFTRDGGAARRFQMEIEAGMVGVNVPIPVPVGYHSFGGWKDSLFGDHHIYGNDGTHFYTRGKVVTTRWPDPADAPSGVDLGFPRNH; from the coding sequence ATGACGAAGATCGTCAACCACTGGATCGGCGGCAAGACCGTCGAAGGCGCGTCGGGTACGTACGGGCCGGTCACCGACCCTGCGACCGGCGCGGTCACCACGAACGTCGCCTTCGCGTCGGTCGACGAGGTCGACGCCGCGGTGGCGGCCGCCAAGGACGCGTACGCCACCTGGGGCCAGTCCTCGCTGGCCAAGCGCACGGAGATCCTGTTCCGGTTCCGGGCTTTGCTGGACGCCAACCGGGACGCGATCGCCGAGCTGATCACCGCCGAGCACGGCAAGGTGCACTCCGACGCGCTCGGTGAGGTGGCCCGCGGTCTGGAGATCGTCGACCTCGCCTGCGGCATCAACGTGCAGCTCAAGGGCGAGCTGTCCACGCAGGTCGCCAGCCGCGTCGACGTCTCCTCCATCCGCCAGCCGCTGGGTGTCGTCGCGGGCATCACGCCGTTCAACTTCCCGGCGATGGTCCCGATGTGGATGTTCCCGATGGCCATCGCGACCGGCAACACCTTCGTCCTGAAGCCGTCCGAGAAGGACCCGTCGGCGGCGATCAAGATCGCCGAGCTGCTGGCCGAGGCCGGTCTGCCCGACGGCGTCTTCAACGTGGTGCACGGCGACAAGGTGGCCGTCGACCGTCTGCTGGAGCACCCGGACGTCAAGGCCGTCTCCTTCGTCGGCTCGACCCCGATCGCCCGCTACATCCACACCACCGCCGCCGCCAACCACAAGCGCGTCCAGGCCCTGGGCGGCGCCAAGAACCACATGCTGGTCCTGCCCGACGCCGACCTGGACGCGGCCGCCGACGCCGCCGTCTCGGCCGCCTACGGCTCCGCGGGCGAGCGTTGCATGGCCATCTCCGCGGTCGTCGCGGTCGGCTCCATCGGCGACGAACTGGTGGAGAAGATCCGCGAGCGCGCCGAGAAGATCAAGATCGGTCCCGGCAACGACCCCACCTCCGAGATGGGCCCGCTCATCACCAGGGTGCACCGCGACAAGGTGGCGTCGTACGTCTCCGGCGCGGCGGCCGAGGGCGCCGAGGTGGTGCTCGACGGCACCGGCTACACGGTCGAGGGCTTCGAGGACGGCCACTGGATCGGCATCTCGCTGCTCGACAAGGTGCCCACGTCCGCGAAGGCCTACCAGGACGAGATCTTCGGCCCGGTGCTGTGCGTGCTGCGCGTGGACACCTACGACGAGGGCGTGGCGCTGATCAACAGCTCGCCGTTCGGCAACGGCACCGCGATCTTCACCCGGGACGGCGGCGCCGCCCGCCGCTTCCAGATGGAGATCGAGGCCGGCATGGTCGGCGTGAACGTCCCGATCCCGGTCCCCGTCGGCTACCACTCCTTCGGCGGCTGGAAGGACAGCCTCTTCGGCGACCACCACATCTACGGCAACGACGGCACGCACTTCTACACCCGCGGCAAGGTCGTCACCACCCGCTGGCCCGACCCGGCCGACGCCCCTTCCGGCGTCGACCTCGGCTTCCCGCGCAACCACTGA
- the iolD gene encoding 3D-(3,5/4)-trihydroxycyclohexane-1,2-dione acylhydrolase (decyclizing), whose product MTSSTTRLTVAQALVRFLSAQYTERDGVRQRLIGATWGIFGHGNVAGIGQALVEYSADMPYHQGRNEQAMVHAAVGYARQSNRLSTHAVTTSIGPGATNLVTGAALATVNHLPVLLLPGDVFAARPADPVLQQLEVPYAGDVSVNDSLRPVSKCFDRITRPEALIPSALNAVRVLTDPVETGAVTLALPQDVQAEAYDWPDEFFAERTWAVRRPGADPAELAEAVRVIRAARRPLVVAGGGVHHSRAEEALAEFAGTTGIPVASTQAGKGSLRHDHPQDVGGIGHTGTATANELARTADLVIGVGTRYTDFTTASGTLFTGEGVRFLNLNIAPFDGHKLAGQPLIADARSGLQELTAALDTHAYRVVSPYVTEYTEDKERWEQRVDACYEADEPDVRPTQPQVLGALDAIVDETDVIINAAGSLPGDLHKLWRARSRDQYHLEYGYSCMGYEIPASIGVKLAAPDRPVWALVGDGTYLMMPTEIVTAVQEGIAIKVLLVQNHGYASIGGLSESVGGERFGTAYRHRSPADGSYTGAPLPVDLAANVASLGMRVLRAKTVADLREALAEARAADTPTCVYVETETADTVSGPPPAQAWWDVPVAETATRPSAVKARELYERHVSTRRRHL is encoded by the coding sequence ATGACGTCCTCAACGACGAGGCTCACGGTCGCGCAGGCACTCGTCCGCTTCCTGTCGGCCCAGTACACCGAGCGCGACGGCGTGCGGCAGCGGCTGATCGGCGCGACCTGGGGCATCTTCGGCCACGGCAACGTGGCGGGAATCGGTCAGGCGCTCGTCGAGTACTCCGCCGACATGCCCTACCACCAGGGCCGCAACGAACAGGCCATGGTGCACGCGGCGGTCGGCTACGCCCGCCAGTCGAACCGCCTGTCCACGCACGCGGTGACGACCTCCATCGGCCCCGGCGCCACCAACCTCGTCACGGGCGCCGCCCTCGCCACCGTCAACCACCTCCCCGTCCTGCTCCTGCCCGGCGACGTCTTCGCCGCCCGCCCCGCCGACCCGGTCCTCCAGCAGCTCGAAGTCCCGTACGCCGGCGATGTGTCGGTCAACGACAGCCTGCGCCCGGTGTCGAAGTGCTTCGACCGGATCACGCGCCCGGAAGCCCTGATCCCGTCCGCCCTCAACGCCGTACGCGTGCTCACCGACCCCGTCGAGACCGGCGCCGTGACGCTCGCGCTCCCGCAGGACGTCCAGGCCGAGGCGTACGACTGGCCGGACGAGTTCTTCGCCGAGCGCACCTGGGCCGTACGGCGTCCGGGTGCCGATCCGGCCGAACTCGCCGAGGCCGTACGGGTGATCAGGGCCGCGCGCAGGCCGCTCGTCGTCGCGGGCGGTGGCGTCCACCACAGCCGCGCCGAGGAGGCTCTCGCCGAGTTCGCGGGGACCACCGGCATACCGGTCGCCTCCACCCAGGCCGGCAAGGGCTCCCTGCGTCACGACCACCCGCAGGACGTCGGCGGGATCGGCCACACCGGCACGGCGACCGCGAACGAACTCGCCCGCACCGCCGACCTGGTGATCGGCGTCGGCACCCGATACACCGACTTCACCACCGCCTCCGGCACCCTCTTCACCGGCGAGGGCGTGCGCTTCCTCAACCTCAACATCGCGCCCTTCGACGGCCACAAGCTCGCCGGTCAGCCGCTGATCGCGGACGCCCGCAGCGGCCTGCAGGAACTGACGGCGGCCCTGGACACGCACGCGTACCGGGTCGTGTCCCCCTACGTCACCGAGTACACCGAGGACAAGGAGCGCTGGGAGCAGCGCGTCGACGCCTGCTACGAGGCCGACGAGCCGGACGTACGGCCGACGCAGCCGCAGGTGCTCGGTGCGCTGGACGCGATCGTCGACGAGACGGACGTGATCATCAACGCGGCCGGCTCCCTCCCCGGCGACCTGCACAAACTGTGGCGGGCGCGGTCGCGGGACCAGTACCACCTGGAGTACGGCTACTCCTGCATGGGCTACGAGATCCCGGCCTCCATCGGCGTGAAGCTGGCCGCCCCTGACCGGCCCGTGTGGGCGCTGGTCGGCGACGGCACGTACCTGATGATGCCGACGGAGATCGTGACCGCCGTACAGGAGGGCATCGCGATCAAGGTGCTGCTCGTGCAGAACCACGGGTACGCGTCCATCGGCGGACTGTCCGAGTCGGTGGGCGGCGAGCGGTTCGGCACGGCGTACCGCCACCGTTCCCCTGCCGACGGTTCCTACACAGGGGCGCCGCTGCCCGTGGATCTCGCCGCGAACGTCGCCAGCCTGGGCATGCGCGTGCTGCGGGCGAAGACCGTGGCGGATCTCCGGGAGGCGCTCGCCGAGGCCCGCGCCGCCGACACGCCCACATGTGTCTACGTCGAGACCGAAACGGCCGACACTGTGTCGGGCCCGCCGCCTGCACAGGCCTGGTGGGATGTACCTGTGGCCGAGACCGCGACCCGACCGTCGGCGGTGAAGGCCCGAGAGCTGTACGAACGGCACGTCTCCACCCGACGCCGCCATCTGTGA
- the iolB gene encoding 5-deoxy-glucuronate isomerase, whose translation MTVGELHVERGTTANGNYVLDVDPKRAGWEYSSLRIVELEPGGTHTFTTGDSEWIVLPLQGACTVRTADDKTDQEFQLLGRESVFASVSDFAYVPLDARVQIASGAGGRFALAGAKCERRLPARYGPAPEVPVEVRGSGAQLRHVRNFASAQAFDCDRLIAVEVITPGGNWSSYPPHKHDEHRPGVEAELEEIYYFEIDGPNGFGYQRVSPSREGGSDVLAEVRSGDAVLVPDGWHGPSIAQPGHDMYYLNVMAGPGETREWRICFHPHHTEGYR comes from the coding sequence ATGACCGTGGGCGAGCTGCACGTCGAGCGCGGCACCACCGCGAACGGCAACTATGTGCTGGACGTCGACCCCAAAAGGGCCGGCTGGGAGTACAGCAGTCTGCGGATCGTGGAGCTGGAGCCGGGTGGCACACACACCTTCACCACCGGTGACAGCGAGTGGATCGTGCTTCCGCTGCAGGGCGCATGTACCGTGCGGACAGCCGACGACAAGACGGACCAAGAGTTCCAACTCCTGGGCAGGGAAAGCGTGTTCGCGTCGGTCTCCGACTTCGCGTACGTACCCCTGGACGCCCGGGTCCAGATCGCCTCCGGCGCGGGAGGCCGCTTCGCCCTGGCAGGAGCGAAGTGCGAGCGACGACTCCCCGCCCGCTACGGCCCCGCGCCGGAGGTCCCCGTCGAAGTGCGTGGCAGCGGCGCCCAGTTGCGGCATGTCCGCAACTTCGCCTCGGCCCAAGCCTTCGACTGCGACCGGCTCATCGCCGTCGAGGTGATCACCCCCGGCGGCAACTGGTCCTCGTACCCGCCGCACAAGCACGACGAGCACCGGCCCGGCGTGGAAGCGGAGCTGGAGGAGATCTACTACTTCGAGATCGACGGCCCGAACGGTTTCGGCTATCAGCGCGTATCTCCCTCCCGTGAGGGCGGATCCGACGTCCTCGCCGAGGTCCGCTCCGGCGACGCCGTCCTCGTCCCCGACGGATGGCACGGCCCGTCCATCGCCCAGCCCGGTCACGACATGTACTACCTCAATGTCATGGCGGGGCCGGGCGAGACGCGGGAGTGGCGGATCTGCTTCCATCCGCACCATACGGAGGGTTACCGATGA
- a CDS encoding deoxyribose-phosphate aldolase, whose product MTVTPRAATPRQVDVGELVRLRAQQPEAVAEAAARRTRRPLLGDSGRLMIVAADHPARGALGVGDRPLAMANRADLLERLCLALSRPGVDGVLATADILDDLLLLGALDGKVVMGSMNRGGLQGARFELDDRFTGHRPEDIQRLGFDAGKLLLRIDYDDPGSLTTLESTARAVDDMAARRLPVFVEPFISRRTDEGRLRNDLSAEAVTKSIAIASGLGGTSAYTWLKLPVTENPDDMAEVMATSTLPAVLLGGEVGDDQDGAYEKWRGALQLPTVRGLVVGRSLLYPADGDVAAAVDTAVGLL is encoded by the coding sequence ATGACCGTGACCCCGAGAGCGGCCACGCCACGGCAGGTCGACGTCGGTGAACTGGTCCGCCTGCGCGCCCAGCAGCCCGAGGCCGTCGCCGAGGCCGCCGCCCGTCGTACCCGCAGACCGCTCCTCGGGGACTCCGGCCGGCTGATGATCGTCGCCGCCGACCACCCGGCACGCGGCGCGCTCGGCGTCGGCGACCGCCCACTCGCCATGGCCAACCGTGCCGACCTGCTCGAACGCCTCTGTCTTGCCCTCTCCCGCCCCGGCGTCGACGGCGTCCTCGCCACCGCCGACATCCTCGACGACCTGCTCCTCCTCGGCGCCCTCGACGGCAAGGTCGTCATGGGCTCGATGAACCGCGGAGGCCTTCAGGGCGCCCGGTTCGAACTCGACGACCGGTTCACCGGCCATCGCCCCGAGGACATCCAGCGCCTGGGCTTCGACGCCGGCAAGCTGCTCCTGCGCATCGACTACGACGACCCCGGCTCCCTCACCACGCTGGAGTCGACCGCCCGCGCCGTGGACGACATGGCGGCGCGCCGGCTTCCGGTCTTCGTGGAGCCGTTCATCAGCCGCCGTACCGACGAGGGCAGGCTGAGGAACGACCTGTCCGCCGAGGCCGTCACCAAGTCCATCGCGATCGCCTCGGGCCTCGGCGGCACCTCCGCCTACACCTGGCTCAAGCTCCCGGTCACCGAGAACCCCGACGACATGGCCGAGGTCATGGCGACGTCGACGCTGCCCGCCGTGCTGCTGGGCGGCGAGGTCGGCGACGATCAGGACGGCGCGTACGAGAAGTGGCGCGGCGCCCTCCAACTCCCCACCGTGCGAGGCCTGGTGGTCGGGCGTTCGCTGCTGTACCCGGCGGACGGCGACGTGGCCGCCGCCGTCGACACCGCCGTCGGACTGTTGTGA
- the iolC gene encoding 5-dehydro-2-deoxygluconokinase gives MAYDLITMGRIGVDLYPLQTGVPLPQVTSFGKFLGGSATNVAVAAARLGRRTAVITRTGDDPFGAYLHEALQGFGVDDRWVTPVPGLPTPVTFCEVFPPDDFPLYFYRRPKAPDLEIDAHELDLDAIHDARVFWVTGTGLSEEPSRTATLAALAHRAKAGTTVFDLDWRPMFWKETAGRDPAASARPFYQEALRHTTVAVGNLDEVEVATGVREPRAAAEALLDAGVELAVVKQGPKGVLAVNSKGESAEVPPLPVTVLNGLGAGDAFGGSLCHGLLEGHDLETIMRHANAAGAIVASRLECSSAMPTTGEIEAAIEAGAVL, from the coding sequence ATGGCGTACGACCTGATCACCATGGGGCGGATCGGAGTGGACCTGTATCCGCTCCAGACCGGCGTCCCGCTGCCGCAGGTGACGAGCTTCGGCAAGTTCCTCGGCGGCTCGGCGACGAACGTGGCGGTCGCCGCGGCCCGCCTCGGACGCCGTACGGCGGTGATCACGCGCACCGGCGACGACCCCTTCGGCGCCTACCTCCACGAGGCCCTCCAGGGCTTCGGCGTCGACGACCGCTGGGTCACCCCGGTCCCGGGCCTGCCCACCCCGGTCACCTTCTGCGAGGTCTTCCCGCCGGACGACTTCCCGCTCTACTTCTACCGCCGGCCCAAGGCCCCCGACCTGGAGATCGACGCCCACGAGCTGGATCTCGACGCCATCCACGACGCCCGTGTCTTCTGGGTCACCGGCACCGGCCTGAGCGAGGAACCCAGCCGTACGGCGACGCTCGCGGCCCTCGCCCACCGCGCCAAGGCCGGCACGACGGTCTTCGACCTCGACTGGCGCCCCATGTTCTGGAAGGAGACGGCCGGGCGCGATCCGGCCGCCTCCGCCCGCCCCTTCTACCAGGAGGCCCTGCGCCACACCACCGTCGCGGTCGGCAACCTCGACGAGGTGGAGGTCGCCACCGGGGTGCGTGAACCGCGGGCCGCCGCCGAGGCGTTGCTGGACGCGGGTGTCGAACTCGCCGTCGTCAAGCAGGGCCCCAAGGGCGTCCTCGCCGTCAACAGCAAGGGCGAGTCGGCCGAGGTCCCGCCCCTGCCGGTGACCGTCCTCAACGGTCTCGGCGCCGGTGACGCCTTCGGCGGCTCCCTGTGCCACGGACTGCTGGAGGGCCACGACCTGGAGACGATCATGCGGCACGCCAACGCGGCCGGCGCGATCGTCGCCTCCCGCCTGGAGTGCTCGTCCGCCATGCCGACCACCGGCGAGATCGAGGCCGCCATCGAGGCCGGAGCGGTGCTGTGA
- a CDS encoding sugar phosphate isomerase/epimerase, which yields MTSLPPQSSLSRIRVGSAPDSWGVWFPDDPRQVPWQRFLDEVAQSGYEWIELGPYGYLPTDPAVLTEETARRGLKVSAGTVFTGLHHGEAVWEKTWAHVADNAVLAQAMGASHLVVIPSFWRDDKTGEVLEPDTLTPEQWRNLTSLTERLGREVRERYGLQIVVHPHADTHVDSEENVVRFLDGTDSDLVSLCLDTGHYAYCGGDSVKLIETYGERIGYLHLKQVDPEILAEVRAGQVPFGPAVARGVMCEPPAGVPALGPVLEAAQKLDVDLFAIVEQDMYPCEPDVPLPIAQRTRAFLRSCGA from the coding sequence ATGACGTCCTTGCCGCCTCAGTCCTCACTGTCCCGCATCCGCGTCGGATCGGCGCCCGACTCCTGGGGCGTCTGGTTCCCGGACGACCCGCGGCAGGTCCCCTGGCAGCGTTTCCTCGACGAGGTCGCGCAGTCCGGCTACGAGTGGATCGAGCTGGGTCCGTACGGGTACCTGCCGACCGACCCCGCGGTGCTCACCGAGGAGACGGCCCGCCGCGGCCTGAAGGTGTCGGCCGGCACGGTGTTCACGGGCCTGCACCACGGCGAGGCGGTGTGGGAGAAGACCTGGGCCCACGTGGCCGACAACGCGGTACTCGCCCAGGCCATGGGTGCGTCTCATCTGGTGGTCATCCCGTCCTTCTGGCGGGACGACAAGACCGGCGAGGTGCTGGAGCCGGACACCCTGACGCCCGAGCAGTGGCGCAACCTGACCTCGCTGACGGAACGGCTGGGGCGGGAGGTGCGGGAGCGGTACGGGCTGCAGATCGTCGTCCACCCGCATGCCGACACGCACGTCGACAGCGAGGAGAACGTCGTCCGGTTCCTGGACGGGACGGATTCCGACCTGGTCTCGCTGTGCCTGGACACGGGGCACTACGCGTACTGCGGCGGCGACAGCGTCAAGCTGATCGAGACCTACGGGGAGCGGATCGGGTATCTGCACCTCAAGCAGGTGGATCCGGAGATCCTGGCGGAGGTGCGGGCGGGCCAGGTTCCGTTCGGTCCGGCTGTCGCGCGCGGTGTGATGTGTGAACCGCCGGCCGGGGTGCCCGCGTTGGGTCCGGTGCTGGAGGCGGCGCAGAAGCTGGACGTGGATCTGTTCGCCATCGTGGAGCAGGACATGTACCCGTGCGAGCCGGACGTTCCGCTGCCCATCGCGCAGCGGACGCGGGCGTTCCTTCGGTCCTGCGGGGCGTAG
- a CDS encoding AlpA family transcriptional regulator — protein MTDRRLWSYKEIAAHIKVQPDTVRSYRKHGLLPQPDHVEGGKPFWYADTVRAWVASRPGNRGRRED, from the coding sequence ATGACCGACCGAAGGCTGTGGTCGTACAAGGAGATCGCGGCGCACATCAAGGTGCAGCCGGACACCGTGCGGTCCTACCGCAAGCACGGGCTGCTGCCGCAGCCCGACCACGTCGAGGGCGGAAAGCCCTTCTGGTACGCGGACACGGTCCGGGCATGGGTCGCCTCCAGGCCCGGAAACCGCGGCCGAAGAGAGGACTGA
- a CDS encoding GNAT family N-acetyltransferase has translation MSFSVKPVLTGARTVLRPFTEADADVMREIMEDPDVLRFTGEPSRELTLEHLRSWYGSRAAQPDRLDLAVTDRATGELVGEVVLYEWDPRALSCTFRTLIGPRGRDRGLGTEATRLVVGHAFGQLGLHRIQLEAYGHNHRALRVYEKAGFVVEGIRRDAELRDGEWVDEVIMGILDRDWAALSSTAR, from the coding sequence ATGAGCTTCTCCGTCAAGCCCGTTCTCACGGGGGCCAGGACCGTACTGCGGCCGTTCACCGAGGCCGACGCCGACGTCATGCGGGAGATCATGGAGGACCCGGACGTCCTCCGCTTCACCGGCGAGCCCTCGCGTGAACTCACCTTGGAGCACCTGCGGTCCTGGTACGGCTCCCGGGCCGCGCAGCCCGACCGCCTCGACCTCGCCGTCACCGACCGCGCCACCGGCGAACTCGTCGGCGAGGTCGTCCTGTACGAATGGGACCCGCGGGCCCTCAGCTGTACGTTCCGCACCCTGATCGGCCCGCGCGGCCGGGACCGCGGGCTCGGAACCGAGGCCACGCGGCTCGTCGTCGGCCATGCCTTCGGACAACTCGGCCTGCACCGGATCCAGTTGGAGGCGTACGGCCACAACCACCGGGCCCTGCGCGTGTACGAGAAGGCAGGGTTCGTGGTGGAGGGGATCCGGCGGGACGCCGAGTTGCGCGACGGCGAGTGGGTCGACGAGGTGATCATGGGCATCCTCGACCGTGACTGGGCCGCCCTCAGCTCCACGGCTCGATGA
- a CDS encoding zinc-dependent alcohol dehydrogenase family protein gives MRAVVFEQYGEPAEVRGVTDPRPAGHGVVVKVEATGLCRSDWHGWQGHDPDIALPHVPGHELAGVVEAVGPGVRNWRPGDRVTVPFVCACGGCAACAAGDQQVCERQTQPGFTHWGSYAQYVALDHADVNLVAVPEELSYATAAALGCRFATAFRAVVQQGRVAAGEWVAVHGCGGVGLSAVMIAAASGARVVAVDVSPGALDLARKFGAAECVDGSAATDTAAAVRELTGGGAQVSLDALGSPLTCAASVNGLRRRGRHVQVGLLPSPSGTTPVPMARAIALELELLGSHGMAAHTYPPMLELVRAGVLRPDLLVTSHITLDATPAALAAMGTAPGAGVTVIEPWS, from the coding sequence ATGCGGGCAGTGGTGTTCGAGCAGTACGGGGAGCCGGCCGAGGTGCGTGGCGTGACAGACCCTCGGCCCGCCGGGCACGGGGTCGTCGTGAAGGTCGAGGCCACCGGACTGTGCCGCAGCGACTGGCACGGCTGGCAGGGCCACGACCCGGACATCGCCCTCCCGCACGTTCCCGGACATGAACTCGCCGGTGTGGTGGAGGCGGTCGGCCCCGGCGTGCGCAACTGGCGCCCCGGCGACCGGGTGACCGTCCCCTTCGTGTGCGCCTGCGGCGGCTGCGCGGCATGTGCGGCCGGCGACCAGCAGGTGTGCGAGCGTCAGACGCAGCCCGGCTTCACGCACTGGGGTTCGTACGCGCAGTACGTGGCGCTGGACCACGCCGACGTGAACCTCGTCGCCGTGCCCGAGGAACTGTCGTACGCCACGGCGGCGGCGTTGGGCTGCCGGTTCGCCACCGCGTTCCGAGCGGTCGTGCAGCAGGGCCGGGTGGCGGCGGGGGAGTGGGTCGCGGTGCACGGCTGCGGAGGCGTGGGCCTGTCCGCGGTGATGATCGCGGCGGCCTCGGGGGCGCGGGTGGTCGCGGTGGACGTATCGCCCGGGGCCCTGGACCTGGCGCGGAAGTTCGGCGCGGCGGAGTGCGTGGACGGGTCGGCCGCCACGGACACGGCCGCGGCGGTCCGTGAGCTGACCGGGGGTGGCGCCCAGGTGTCCCTCGACGCCCTGGGCTCGCCGCTCACCTGCGCCGCCTCCGTGAACGGCCTGCGTCGCCGCGGCCGCCACGTCCAGGTCGGTCTGCTCCCCTCACCCTCCGGCACGACCCCCGTCCCGATGGCCCGCGCGATCGCCCTGGAGCTCGAACTCCTCGGCAGCCACGGCATGGCGGCGCACACCTACCCGCCGATGCTGGAGCTGGTGAGGGCCGGCGTGCTGCGGCCCGACCTCCTGGTGACCTCACACATCACCCTGGACGCCACACCGGCGGCACTGGCGGCGATGGGGACTGCGCCGGGAGCCGGGGTGACGGTCATCGAGCCGTGGAGCTGA
- a CDS encoding heavy-metal-associated domain-containing protein: MTTQTDTPGTVTAVYKVSGMSCGHCEGSVSGEILGLPGVSSVTAVAASGEVTVVSSAPLDEAAVRAAVDEAGFELVGQV, translated from the coding sequence ATGACCACCCAGACCGACACCCCGGGTACCGTCACCGCCGTCTACAAGGTAAGCGGGATGAGCTGCGGACACTGCGAGGGTTCCGTCTCCGGTGAGATCCTGGGGCTTCCCGGCGTCAGCTCGGTGACGGCCGTCGCCGCGTCCGGTGAGGTCACCGTCGTCTCCAGCGCCCCCCTCGACGAGGCCGCCGTGCGCGCGGCGGTGGACGAGGCGGGCTTCGAACTCGTCGGCCAGGTCTGA